The stretch of DNA ATCCAATGCTGTTTTAAACGCTTCTTTGTCTTTTTCATTCGAGATAGATGTTCCCAATATTTCTACAAAATTCTTGTTGTATGCGACGATTTCCTCAAAATTTAATAAGTCTTGAAAAACACCTTGAGCATTGGTTTTAAATACAAATTTTTGAGGTCCTAATTTTGATTTAAATTGTTCGCGCATCGGTGAGGGTACTTGAGTGTAATCTGGATGTGTAATCCATTCGATGGTATAAGAATGTTCATCTTTTTCAAGAATATTAATCGTTAAATCGAATGTTTTATTTTTTTTAATGATGGTATCTTGATTACGAACTTGATATTCTTTTTCGTTTTGAATGTATTCAAAATTATCACCTTTTTCCCAATACGGTAAAACTACCACTTGTTTATTGATGCTATCAAATTGGTCCACTAATGGGGTTACGGTTAATAAAAATAGCATATGAAAAAGGAGTTTCATCTTACGAAATTTGTCTTGTAAAAATGTAAGCTAAGTTAAAGGTTTATTCGATAGCAAAGGTTGAAAGTTTGAAGAAATTTAAAATTTTATTCGACAAATCATCGAGAAAAGATAAATCTTAATAAAATGACGTATTTTTGCACAAAATAAAGGTATGAATACATCAGAAGGGAATAAATCGATCAAGAAATTACATTCACGTAATCGTCATTTAGCGCCATATAATTTTGAGAAATTATGTGCAATATATCCTGTTTTACGTCAATACATTATTCCTAATCACAAAACTGATGAACCAACCATTAATTTCTCGGACCGTAATGCCGTTAAAGCATTAAATAAAGCGTTATTAAAAACGTATTATGATATTGATTATTGGGAATTACCAGCGGATAATTTATGTCCTCCAATTCCTGGACGCGCTGACTATATTCATTACGTAGCGGATTTACTTGCCGAAAGTCGAGATGGTGTAATTCCAAGAGGAAAAGATGTAAAAGTTTTGGACGTTGGAGTAGGAGCAAACTGTATTTATCCTATTGTTGGAAATTACGAGTACGATTGGAATTTTGTGGGAGCTGAATTGGATTATTTATCTCATAAAAATGCTTCTGAAATTGTACGTAAAAATGCACGATTACGCAATAAAGTGGATATTCGTTTACAATATAATCCGAGCAATATTTTTACCAATATCATCAAGCAAGGAGAAAAATTTGATGTGTCGATTTGTAATCCTCCATTCTTTAGTTCGAATAAAGAAGTAATGGAACAAACGATGCGAAAATTAAAAAACTTAGGAAATAAATCGGATCAAAAACCTGTTCAAAACTTCGGAGGTAACAATTCTGAATTATGGTGTAGAGGAGGTGAGCGCGTATTTATTTCGAATATGATTAAAGAAAGTGTGAAATACAAACACCAAGTGAAATGGTTTACAACATTGGTTTCGAAAAAAGATAATTTACGTCCATTGAAAATTTTATTGGAACGCGTGAAAGCTCGTGAAGTAAAAATTATTAATATGGAACAAGGAAATAAAGTAACACGCTTATTGGTGTGGCGATTTTAATAATGTAAATCCTAATTTCTTTATTGATTTAGGATTTTTTTATTCATCAAACGTTATAGCATGGAATATGTACTGTATTATGGACTGGGAATTAATCTTTTCACCTATGTGTTGTTTGGATTGGATAAAGTGAAGGCACGCAATAAAAAATGGCGAATTCCTGAAAATACATTATTCTTTTTATCATTTATAGGTGGAAGTATTGGGGCTCTTTTGGCGATGAAGAAATTCAGACATAAAACCCAAAAATCAGAGTTTAAAAATGTCATCTATTTAATCCTCACAATACAATTGGCATTACTTATTTTTATCCTTTGGCAATTGTATATTAAAACATAAAAAAACCACTTCTTTTGAAGTGGTTTTTTACGTTATAGAAATTTATTTTATTTAAAGTACGCATCAGAAGTACGTGCTGGACCTTTAACCGCTGGCCATTCCATTGGTTTTCCATCTCTCCCCATCGGTAAAACACGCTTGTCACGGTTCACTAATGTTTCTTCTTGGTCAGCCATATACGTTAAAGTAGCTGCTAAAATAGCATTACTCTGAATTTCATCAAAAACAATTTTATCGTAGGTATCTTTATTCGTATGCCAAGTGTACGTACCGTAACCCCAGTTTAACGAACTTAACATAAATCCTGGTACACCTGCTGCAACAAAAGAAGCATGATCAGATCCACCTCCGCTAGGAGTTCCTGGGAATTCCGTTTTAATGTGTTTTGTGATGTCGTTTGGAACTGCAGATAACCAACGTGTCATGTATTCGTAAGATTTTTCGAAACCAGATCCGTTGATGTTTACGACACGTCCCGTTCCATTATCTAAATTGAAAACAGCTTGTGTATTTTTAACGATTTCTGGATGATCTTCAACAAAGGCACGAGAACCGTTTAATCCTTGTTCTTCACTTCCCCATAAACAGATTAAGATTGTACGTTTGTTGTTTGGGTATAATTTTTTGATGGTACGGATCGTTTCCATCATCGCAATTGTTCCTGTACCATTATCAGTTGCTCCTTGTGCACCATCCCATGAATCAAAGTGAGCCGATAAAATGATGTATTCATTTGGTTTCTCTTTCCCTTTGATTTCACCAATAATGTTGAAGGTTTTAGCAACACCTGTATGCTTTGATTGTGCGTTTAATGATAATTTAGGAGCCGTTCCATTTTCTGCTAAACGGTATAACATTCCATAATCCTCATTCGAAATATCGATCATAGGAATTTTTGTTGTTTTAGCTCCGAAAATGCGGTTCGCTCCCATAATTCCTGTCCAGTACGAAATCGCTACTGCCGCTGCACCATTTTCTTCTAAAACAGCTGGTAATGTATTGTTATTGTAACCTGTTACTTTGATAGAGTTAGCCCACGCTTCGTTCGCCTTCTTTTTTTCTGCAGAAATCTTGTCGTATAATTCTTCAGTTCCATACTCTTTGTATTGATAATCTGAACGTCCGTGTTTCTGATTCTGAGACATTAAAACAATTTTCCCTTTTACTTTTGGTAACCATGCTTTAAATTCCGCTTCTGAAGAGAAAACTGGCATCGCAATAACTTCGGCATGAATAGCTTTTTTAGTTGCTGGCGACCATGCCAATTGTGTTGCTTCAATGTTTTTTGCACGAGGATAAGTCATATCCACGTGTGTTAATCCTCTTTCCCATGCTTTCCATGTTCCATAGTCTTCACGACGTGCATCAATTCCCCATGCTTTTAATGTTTTTAAAGCCCAATCTCCGGCTTGATCCATTTGAGGAGAACCCACTAAACGTGGTCCAATCCCATCTAATAATTCATGCGCAATTTTTTCCAATTGCGAGTTATTTTTCACTTCATTTACAAAGCTCTCAACCGTTGGATTTAGCTTTTGTTGAGCAGGCGCCATTTGTGCCTGTACAGTGATTGCAGTACCAAAAATGGCTGCATAAGTCAATGTATTAATCAGTTTCATGTGTTGTTATTTTTAGCTAAAATAAAGGATTAATTCTCGGAATAAAAAGAAATTTTACAAAAATCAATCCTTCTGAAACTCTATTGGTTTAAAGGTATTTAATGTATAAATATTGAATAAGTATTGATTTTAAGAGGTTTAAACTAAATTTTATACAGTTCTTAACTTAGATTAATCTTAAATGTAAACTTTAACGTTGTTTGAACGAGTAATGTGAATATTTGGCAAAAACTTTGTTTATGGTGTACTTCAAAATTGAATCATGAAATTTTTATATATTTTACTCCTTCCCTTGCTTATTTTTTCGTGTTCACGTAAGAATTCATTGGATCATTCCCCAGAAGATAAAATCGAACGAACAGCAATAAAAGTACCTTATGAATTAGGATCGAATTATTTTGTGAAAAATAATGTAGATTTATCGAACTTAAATAAATCATATTTGGATTCAAAAATCATTTTTGATTCTATTTTTGGCATTGCTCGAACAATGAGTAATGAAAGTGATCCTACACCGATTGATTTTACCCAACAAATCGTTATTCCTATTATTTTAGAAGAAACAAATATAGTTTCAACCATTACGGTGGATTCTGTGAATAAAATTGGAAATCATTTAAAAATTCGATACACTGTAACAGAAGTTCAACCCATTTCGTATATCGTGCAACCATGTGAACTGATAATTATTAATCGAAAAGAAATTTCGGATTTAAATGAACTACAATTATCATTTGAAAAGACAACAAAAGTGCTATAATAAAAAAAATCCAGTCAAATTATTGACTGGATTTTGATAAACAACTAATATGAAAAATGATTTATTAAGCAATGCTTAAACTTCTTTTCTCTTTTTGAGGCTCTTCTATTCTTTTAGGCAATTCGAATTTTAAAATACCATCGACATAAGACACTTTAATCTCATCTTGATTTACAATTTCAGGTAAAGCAAATGTTCTTCGGAATGAGGCATAATTAAATTCTTTACGAATATATTTTCCTTGCTCGTTTTCTGAGTTTTGTGCACTTTCACTGAAATTGACAATCAATACATCTTCTTCAATCTCTAATTTGAAATCTTCTTTCTTTTTCCCTGGGATAGCTAATTCAATTTCAAATCGATTATCAAATTCTAATATATTTACTGCAGGCATATTTAATGAACTTGCAGGAACTACATTTTGATTAAATACTTCATTTAAAAGGTTAGGTAACCAAATGTTTTTATTTTTTTGTTGATATGATTGTACCATTTTAATATTGTTTTTTGTTTGTACAGCATAATACAAATACAATGCAAATGAAAAACATAAGACAAAATGGCTTATTTTTGTTGTTAAAATCAGACAAAAAGGCAGTTTTTATGTTTTTAGAATAAAAAAAACCGACTCTTTTACAGAATCGGTTGATTATGGAAATTCGGAAATTTTATCCGAAGATATCGTTTAATACTTTTGATAAGCGCAATCCTCCTTTTAATAATTGACTTTCTACAGTATATTTATTTTCGAAGTGGTAACGGTAACCTAATTTATCATCCATTTTAACATCACCATAAATGACGTTCGCTGCTTGGTATGATTCATAAATCCAATCTAAAAAAGTTCCCTTTTTTAATTCTTCATTTTGTTTTTTGTTAAAAATGTCCAATACATTCGAATATTCTGTATACGAATATCCTTCAAAATCAACTAATTTAGAATCCCATACCGCATGAATATTAGTATTGTCTCTAAACCATTGAACTTTAATTTTATTTCCACCTAAATCTTCTAAACGACCTACATGTAGTGGTTGATGAGCATCGCCCATGATGTGGATCAAGAAATATAAGTATTCTCTTTTTGTCTCAATAGAAAGGTTTTTATTTTCTTTCAATTCTTTCATAAAGAAAAGTCCTTTCTTATACATATTCACATCCGAAGAATTTTCTAATGCAACATTATATTCTTCACGGTTCATTCCTGATGGAATATTAACATAGTGATATGAATCAGCGTGATCCCAGTGGTTGTCTGATTTAATAAAATCAGGACAGTTTGCCCAATATGCCAATTGTTGGTTCCCAATGACTTTCGTAATTTCTTTACGTGCTTTCTTAGAAATGTTTTGTTCAGCGATTTGTGCTACCACTCGGTGTCCTGTTAATCCCCATGCAGAAGCTTTTGATGCCATTAATAAACATGTTAAAGCAAATGCACCCGTAACTAATTTTTTCATGTATTGTATTCTAATTTGATGCAAATGTAAGGTTTATAATCCCTTTGATGGAATGATTTTTCAACATCCCCAAACATAAATATGTTTTTTTGAAATTTTAACATTTCTCTCCAACCTTTATAAATACTACTTTGTAAGGAAATGAAGACTGAAATTTAAATATAGAACTAAATTTATTTAAGTACTTTGTTTTGCATAATACTATATTTTTATTATATATTTGTATAACAAAATAAAACAACAGAATAATGAATATCGAGAAAACAAAAATTCAGATGCGTAAAGGTGTACTGGAATATTGTATTCTTAGCATTATTAAAAAAGGAGATGCCTATGCATCAGATATCATTGATGAGTTGAAAAAAGCAGAAATGATTGTTGTTGAAGGAACATTATATCCTTTATTAACACGCCTAAAAAACGATAACCTTTTACAATACCGCTGGGAAGAATCAACTGCAGGGCCACCTCGAAAATATTATGCTTTAACAGATGAGGGAGAATTATTCCTTCAAGAATTAGCAGAAACATGGAATCAACTGATTGAAGCTGTAGATAAAGTAACTAAAGAAACACTAAAAAATGGATAAAACAATATCAATAAGTCTTGGAGGATTTTCATTTATCATTGATGAAAATGCTTACGCGAAATTAAAAACATATTTACAAGATGTTCGCAATTCATTACGTGGAACGGAAGGAGTGGAGGATATTATTGAAGATGTCGAAATCCGTATTTCTGAGTTATTTCGTGATCGAATCAAATTTAGAGAAGTGGTAAACGATGATGATGTTAATTTTGTGATTGCGACAATGGGACATCCTAATCAATACAAAGTAGAAGAGGATGAAAATGAGTCAATTTCCAATCCATCATCTTATTCACAGCCGTCATTTGAAACTAAAAACAACAAACGATTATTCCGCGATCCTGATGATAAAGTAATGACCGGTTTATCTGCTGGTTTAGCACACTACTTAGGGTTAGATCCATGGGCTGTTCGTGCGACGTGGTTAGTTCTTGGAATCTTAGGATTATTTACAGGATTTTCATTTTTACTAGTGGTCGTATGTTATTTCATCCTGTTGATTTTCGTCCCAAAAGCGAAGACAACTTCAGAAAAACTACAGATGTATGGGAAACCTGCCAATATCGAAACATTAAAAAAAAACGCAGAACAGGCAAGTGAGGTAGTTATCTCAGGAGGTCGTGAACTAAGCAATAAATTAGGTGGTGCATTCGGTGTATTAGGGAAATTCATCCTATGGTTTATCGGATTTATTATCTTGATGATTGGTATCGGTTTAATCATTGGAGGTTGTGCGATTTCATTTACAACTTGGATGGACATTCCGACAGAATTATTTGGTTATCTGATTGAGGAGCAATGGATGAGTATTGCGACAAAAATTTTAGGTGGCGTATTAATGATTATTCCTGGAATTCTACTGACGATTCTTGGTCTAAGATGCTTTACAAGAATTAAAACCAGTAAAGCCTTAATCATTGGTTCGATTGTCGCTTGGTTTATCGCTTTGATTACCATCATTGGATTTACGGCGAGTACAGCTGCTAAATTCAAGAATGAAGTAGAATTAAATAAGAATTCAGTTTTAACGATTCCATCGGATACTTTAGTGGTCAATTTTAGAGAAGAAAATTCAGGAGATTATATCTTTAAGTCGTTTGATGATTTTGATCAATTGATTGATGAAAATGGAAACCTTGTCATCAAATTGAGTGATAAAATTACATTGAAATCTAGTGACGATGCCAATTATCGATTAGAGGTCAAATATTCATCTCGTGGAGGAAATTCAAATGAATCAAAGCGAAATTTAGAAGCAATGGTGTATAATTTTAATGTTTCAGGGAATCAATTAACATTAGATGAATTCTTTAAGATTAAACCCGAAGGTAAATTCAGAAAGCAAGACATTAAAATTACATTATATGTTCCTCAAGGCAAATATGTTCAAATGCGATCTGTAGATACAGTAATTTTAACAGATGCGGACGGAGATAAAGATTACTATCATGAAAATAATAATAAGATCTTTAAGAATTTAGGCCAAAAATTCGTATGTTTGAACTGTGAAACAAACGATCATTTTGACGAAGAAAATGACGTGATGTATGACGCGGATGGCATAGAAATACGTTCGAATAATGGAACGAAAAATGCTAAGGTTAGTATTGATCAAAATGGGATTCAAATTCAAACCAACGAAGGAAATGTAGGTATTTCTACTCAATCAAAAAATAAAAACAACCCTATAAACTTTAAAGATGATACAGATTCTATTCACATTAACTACGGAGATCATCAAAACAATCGTTAATTTTTTCATCTAACATTGTACGATATAAGACAAGAGGCTGTCTCAAAAGTGAGACAGCTTTTTTTTAAGAAAAAAGGAAAGCCTAAGCTTTCCCAATTGGTGCAATTTTATTAAATTGCTGTGTGTATACTAGTTCGAAAATAGTCTTTAAAGATTACAATCCCAAAGAAAATTTGCTTTTTCCTCCAAATTTATCGGAGTTGATAGAAGAAAAGCATCCTGTTAGAGTTATTTCCAATATAATAGATGGTTTAGCAATTAAAAATCTTATTAATAGCTATAAACCATATGGAACATCATCTTATCACCCAAAAATGCTTCTGAAAGTGTTGATTTATGGCTACCTAAGTAATATTTATTCAAGCCGTAAATTAGAACAAGCACTGAAAGAAAATATTCATTTTATGTGGCTTTCTGGAATGAATCGTCCTGACCATAATACGATAAATCGCTTTCGTAGCGAGCGATTAAAAGGTAAACTGAAATCTATATTCACTCAAATAGTCTTGCTTTTAGAAAAAGAAGGAATCGTTAGTTTAACAACCACTTTTGTTGATGGGACTAAGATTGAGGCAAACGCTAATCGCTATACATTCGTTTGGGGAAGAGCGATTAAAAAACACAAAGCTAGAATTTCTGAGCAGTTAGAAGACTTATGGAATTACGCAGAAAGTGTAGCAAAAGAAGAGCTTCAAAACACAGAAAATATTGAATTTAAAGAAATCGATTCTGAAAAAGTCACACAAACAATTGATAAGATAAATGAAGTTTTGAAAGATAAAAAAATCCCATCAAAGATTCGTCAAAAGCTCAATTATGGAAAGAGAAATTGGTCTAAGAATTTAGAAAAATACAAAAAACAAGAAGAGATTTTACAACAAAGAAATTCTTACTCTAAGACCGATACAGATGCTACATTTATGAGAATGAAAGAAGATCATATGAAAAATGGTCAGCTAAAACCCGCTTATAATCTGCAAATCTCCACGAATAAACAGTATATTTTACATTATTCTATTCACCATAATCCAACCGATACAAAAACTCTAAAACCTCATTTAGCAGGTTTTGAGCAGCATTACCATAGAACTCCAAAAGAGCTTGTAGCTGATGCGGGCTATGGCTCAGAAGAAAATTATAACTTGCTTAAATCAAAAAAGATAAAACCTTACGTAAAATACAATTACTTCAGAAAAGATCAAAAATCAGGACAAATTACTTCTTCAGAGAGCAATCCTAAACTGGCTAAAATAAGAGAAAAAGCATATAAACTTCTCAATACAGTGAGAGGTATCAAACTCAGAAAACAAAGATGTCACGATGTTGAACCAGTTTTTGCCGAAATAAAACACAACAAAAACTTTAAACGATTTATGTTAAGAGGAGTTGATAAAGTCGAAATTGAAGTCGGCTTACTTGCTATTGCTCATAACTTAAAGAAAATGGCGAAAATCACCTGAAAAAAGTTCATTTTACCATCATTTTTACATTTTTTGCTTATTTAATTCAATTTTGAACTATTAAATTACAAAATTAGATTCATCAGATAAAATACAAAAAAAAAGAGACTGTCTTTTGAGACAGCCTCTTTTTTATTATTTGTTGGAAAGATAATTTGGTTAAATTTACATTCACACAAACAAAAAAAATGAAGAAAACGATTGGTAAACTCATGCTGGATATAGTCGGCTGGAAATTAGACAATCATCTGGATTTATCTGCTATTGATAAATGTGTTTTGGTCTGTGCACCCCATACTTCCAATTGGGATTTTTATTATACCATTGCTGCTTTTTGGCAAATGGGTATCCCGATGAAGATGTTTATTAAAGATGCTTGGACAAAACCATGGTATGGATACTTTATCAAACAATTGGGAGGAATAGGTATTGATCGTACACAAAATAAAAATATGGTGGAATTTGCTTCTCAACTTTTAAAAAGTTCAGCGCATTTATACTTAATCAATACACCCGAAGGTACGCGCTCCTATTCGCCAAAATGGAAAACAGGGTTTTATTATATAGCCCAAGAAGCACAAGTCCCAATAGTTTTAGGATATTGTGATTATAAAGAGAAACGAGCAGGATTATCCAAAATTGTCCCAGTAGAAAATCGAACATTGGAAGAAATATTAGCAGAAATAGAAGCTTTCTATCAAAATGTTACCGCTAAATATCCCGAAAAATTTAACAAAAAAATCTATTAACCATGTCAAAAGAAATCGTTTCACAATTAAATAAAATGTCTGAGAATACTTTAATTTCTCATCTAAACATAAAATTTACGGAAGCAGGAGAAGATTATTTAAAAGCTTCCATGCCCGTTTCATCCATCGTCCATCAACCTTTTGGAATGCTTCATGGTGGTGCAAGTGTAGTCTTAGCAGAATCATTAGGAAGTAGTCTGTCGAATTATATTTTGAATGATCCTCGATATGTTGCCGTTGGTCAACAAATTGATGCCAATCATTTGCGTTCCAAAACCAGTGGTACCGTTTATGGACATGCGACCGTTGTTAAAAAAGGAAGAACGTCCCATTTAATAAAAATTGAAATCACAGATGAACACGGAAAATTAATCTGTTATAGTCATTTAACTAATGCCATCATTCCAAATCCTCATGCAAAATAATTTTCAAGAGCAGTTAAATCAATTGATTGCAAAAGAAACTTCGTTTTTACTCTTCAGAAAACCAAATACCCAAAAGGTAGAGTTGTGGTTTGATGAACAAAAGGGTGAAAATCAATTTGTATTCCATCCTTTTAATCAACAAGAGCCTATCGTCTTTCATATGAATGAAATTATGCATATGCCCATTGCTGATTTGAAGTTGAACATAACGTTGCCATATGCAACACATGATGAAAGTATTACATATGAACAATACCTTCAATTAATAGAAGATACGGTTCATGAATTGAATCATTCGTCTACTCAAAAAATCGTCATTTCGAGAATTAAAGAAATTCCTAATAGCGGTGTGCGATTGGATGAATCTTTAAAACATATTCATCAAACCTATCCTCAAGCCTTTGTATACTTATGGTATAGCAAAGAAAATGGAGTATGGATTGGTGCTTCGCCCGAATTGTTATTGGAAGAAGAAAATTTAACGATTCAGACCGTATCATTAGCTGGAACTTTACCCAAAGAAGAAGAATGGACTGCTAAAGAAATTCACGAACAACAAGTTGTAACTGATTATATCGTCTCGAAATTACAAGGGTTTAAACACATTCAAGTGGATGGACCACATACTGTAGATGCGGGATTTTTTAATCATTTGAAATCATTTATTTCAGCTGAAGTTCCCCATTACCAAGCGGTAGAAGAAACCTTGCGTCAATTGCATCCCACTCCTGCGGTTTGTGGAATGCCGAAAGAGCAAGCGAAATCATTTATTTTAGCTCATGAGGGCTATGATCGTAAATATTATGCAGGCTATTTTGGATTCAAAACACCGACAAAATCTCAATATTTTGTGAATTTACGTTGTGCGCAAATTTTTTCTA from Faecalibacter sp. LW9 encodes:
- the rlmF gene encoding 23S rRNA (adenine(1618)-N(6))-methyltransferase RlmF; translated protein: MNTSEGNKSIKKLHSRNRHLAPYNFEKLCAIYPVLRQYIIPNHKTDEPTINFSDRNAVKALNKALLKTYYDIDYWELPADNLCPPIPGRADYIHYVADLLAESRDGVIPRGKDVKVLDVGVGANCIYPIVGNYEYDWNFVGAELDYLSHKNASEIVRKNARLRNKVDIRLQYNPSNIFTNIIKQGEKFDVSICNPPFFSSNKEVMEQTMRKLKNLGNKSDQKPVQNFGGNNSELWCRGGERVFISNMIKESVKYKHQVKWFTTLVSKKDNLRPLKILLERVKAREVKIINMEQGNKVTRLLVWRF
- a CDS encoding DUF1294 domain-containing protein, translated to MEYVLYYGLGINLFTYVLFGLDKVKARNKKWRIPENTLFFLSFIGGSIGALLAMKKFRHKTQKSEFKNVIYLILTIQLALLIFILWQLYIKT
- a CDS encoding M20/M25/M40 family metallo-hydrolase, with the translated sequence MKLINTLTYAAIFGTAITVQAQMAPAQQKLNPTVESFVNEVKNNSQLEKIAHELLDGIGPRLVGSPQMDQAGDWALKTLKAWGIDARREDYGTWKAWERGLTHVDMTYPRAKNIEATQLAWSPATKKAIHAEVIAMPVFSSEAEFKAWLPKVKGKIVLMSQNQKHGRSDYQYKEYGTEELYDKISAEKKKANEAWANSIKVTGYNNNTLPAVLEENGAAAVAISYWTGIMGANRIFGAKTTKIPMIDISNEDYGMLYRLAENGTAPKLSLNAQSKHTGVAKTFNIIGEIKGKEKPNEYIILSAHFDSWDGAQGATDNGTGTIAMMETIRTIKKLYPNNKRTILICLWGSEEQGLNGSRAFVEDHPEIVKNTQAVFNLDNGTGRVVNINGSGFEKSYEYMTRWLSAVPNDITKHIKTEFPGTPSGGGSDHASFVAAGVPGFMLSSLNWGYGTYTWHTNKDTYDKIVFDEIQSNAILAATLTYMADQEETLVNRDKRVLPMGRDGKPMEWPAVKGPARTSDAYFK
- a CDS encoding Hsp20/alpha crystallin family protein; translation: MVQSYQQKNKNIWLPNLLNEVFNQNVVPASSLNMPAVNILEFDNRFEIELAIPGKKKEDFKLEIEEDVLIVNFSESAQNSENEQGKYIRKEFNYASFRRTFALPEIVNQDEIKVSYVDGILKFELPKRIEEPQKEKRSLSIA
- a CDS encoding S1/P1 nuclease, whose amino-acid sequence is MKKLVTGAFALTCLLMASKASAWGLTGHRVVAQIAEQNISKKARKEITKVIGNQQLAYWANCPDFIKSDNHWDHADSYHYVNIPSGMNREEYNVALENSSDVNMYKKGLFFMKELKENKNLSIETKREYLYFLIHIMGDAHQPLHVGRLEDLGGNKIKVQWFRDNTNIHAVWDSKLVDFEGYSYTEYSNVLDIFNKKQNEELKKGTFLDWIYESYQAANVIYGDVKMDDKLGYRYHFENKYTVESQLLKGGLRLSKVLNDIFG
- a CDS encoding PadR family transcriptional regulator, yielding MNIEKTKIQMRKGVLEYCILSIIKKGDAYASDIIDELKKAEMIVVEGTLYPLLTRLKNDNLLQYRWEESTAGPPRKYYALTDEGELFLQELAETWNQLIEAVDKVTKETLKNG
- a CDS encoding PspC domain-containing protein, translating into MDKTISISLGGFSFIIDENAYAKLKTYLQDVRNSLRGTEGVEDIIEDVEIRISELFRDRIKFREVVNDDDVNFVIATMGHPNQYKVEEDENESISNPSSYSQPSFETKNNKRLFRDPDDKVMTGLSAGLAHYLGLDPWAVRATWLVLGILGLFTGFSFLLVVVCYFILLIFVPKAKTTSEKLQMYGKPANIETLKKNAEQASEVVISGGRELSNKLGGAFGVLGKFILWFIGFIILMIGIGLIIGGCAISFTTWMDIPTELFGYLIEEQWMSIATKILGGVLMIIPGILLTILGLRCFTRIKTSKALIIGSIVAWFIALITIIGFTASTAAKFKNEVELNKNSVLTIPSDTLVVNFREENSGDYIFKSFDDFDQLIDENGNLVIKLSDKITLKSSDDANYRLEVKYSSRGGNSNESKRNLEAMVYNFNVSGNQLTLDEFFKIKPEGKFRKQDIKITLYVPQGKYVQMRSVDTVILTDADGDKDYYHENNNKIFKNLGQKFVCLNCETNDHFDEENDVMYDADGIEIRSNNGTKNAKVSIDQNGIQIQTNEGNVGISTQSKNKNNPINFKDDTDSIHINYGDHQNNR
- a CDS encoding IS1182 family transposase, which translates into the protein MYTSSKIVFKDYNPKENLLFPPNLSELIEEKHPVRVISNIIDGLAIKNLINSYKPYGTSSYHPKMLLKVLIYGYLSNIYSSRKLEQALKENIHFMWLSGMNRPDHNTINRFRSERLKGKLKSIFTQIVLLLEKEGIVSLTTTFVDGTKIEANANRYTFVWGRAIKKHKARISEQLEDLWNYAESVAKEELQNTENIEFKEIDSEKVTQTIDKINEVLKDKKIPSKIRQKLNYGKRNWSKNLEKYKKQEEILQQRNSYSKTDTDATFMRMKEDHMKNGQLKPAYNLQISTNKQYILHYSIHHNPTDTKTLKPHLAGFEQHYHRTPKELVADAGYGSEENYNLLKSKKIKPYVKYNYFRKDQKSGQITSSESNPKLAKIREKAYKLLNTVRGIKLRKQRCHDVEPVFAEIKHNKNFKRFMLRGVDKVEIEVGLLAIAHNLKKMAKIT
- a CDS encoding 1-acyl-sn-glycerol-3-phosphate acyltransferase, which codes for MKKTIGKLMLDIVGWKLDNHLDLSAIDKCVLVCAPHTSNWDFYYTIAAFWQMGIPMKMFIKDAWTKPWYGYFIKQLGGIGIDRTQNKNMVEFASQLLKSSAHLYLINTPEGTRSYSPKWKTGFYYIAQEAQVPIVLGYCDYKEKRAGLSKIVPVENRTLEEILAEIEAFYQNVTAKYPEKFNKKIY
- a CDS encoding hotdog fold thioesterase; its protein translation is MSKEIVSQLNKMSENTLISHLNIKFTEAGEDYLKASMPVSSIVHQPFGMLHGGASVVLAESLGSSLSNYILNDPRYVAVGQQIDANHLRSKTSGTVYGHATVVKKGRTSHLIKIEITDEHGKLICYSHLTNAIIPNPHAK
- a CDS encoding isochorismate synthase, encoding MQNNFQEQLNQLIAKETSFLLFRKPNTQKVELWFDEQKGENQFVFHPFNQQEPIVFHMNEIMHMPIADLKLNITLPYATHDESITYEQYLQLIEDTVHELNHSSTQKIVISRIKEIPNSGVRLDESLKHIHQTYPQAFVYLWYSKENGVWIGASPELLLEEENLTIQTVSLAGTLPKEEEWTAKEIHEQQVVTDYIVSKLQGFKHIQVDGPHTVDAGFFNHLKSFISAEVPHYQAVEETLRQLHPTPAVCGMPKEQAKSFILAHEGYDRKYYAGYFGFKTPTKSQYFVNLRCAQIFSNTVKLYVGGGIMPDSDPEKEWKETELKSKTIGNLLVTD